A part of Acropora palmata chromosome 6, jaAcrPala1.3, whole genome shotgun sequence genomic DNA contains:
- the LOC141884580 gene encoding endothelin-converting enzyme homolog isoform X1, producing the protein MKWVLGLIVMANLLLAHSLTKIKTHHERRNYHKKTDDDILRQLEDVIIRLPQHHKSAHKRIFHKLQDIPECKTEKCSEQSWNMSQMMDASADPCQDFYQYACGGWIAEGLPEDHAKWTIFAYLAEQTENKLRDLIESQKDAANGSVAKLVYNWYASCMDQKERDRLKATPLLNLLNGTLGMDFHPFVSEEKFSNVDWVLEDVLATVHRYLGVYPLFKVSLGVDPINSSSPTHLTISKSKPLIQAHNLQIHNAYLTVEEHAIKIVKAYLRLMGNVALLLGGLDNQDPFALTDEIKHVLLLEVSIVRIMHDVSAKESETEIAMWTVQDLQREVPGFDWGRYFSKLTEGLGDQSFSSSEEVFVESPIFFKRLIEFLNSVRRASGSTIANYITWFIVYNYAPYLSSDFHEAYLQYAREAYGIQKSSPPWRRCVRGTDESLDMGVSMLFINGSGFTNESIVHANDMVQQIREAFIDNLKTVNWMDSATKEAAKEKAEAILQQIGYPKFIVNETLLMEYFDGLPVDPKRLFQNRLAEKSIRMKNTLLYRGKPQGRLEWQMRPTEINAYYSPTGNKIVVPAAILRPPFYHVEYPHAENFGAIGFVVGHELTHGFDVTGAMFDKEGNLANWWSKSSLSNFQEREGCFVRQYSADSVLGHNLNGKKTLGENTADNGGLKLAYKAYKKWRARKDYETRLPNLSVTSDQLFFLSFAQIWCEKSTPGYALTDLAVNVHSPGKFRVVETLRNSVDFAKAFNCELGSPMNPEQKCEVW; encoded by the exons ATGAAATGGGTATTGGGTTTAATAGTGATGGCGAACCTCTTGCTCGCACATTCTCTAACAAAGATCAAAACACATCATGAGCGCAGAAATTACCACAAGAAAACAG aTGATGACATTCTACGCCAACTTGAAGATGTAATAATACGTTTACCTCAACACCATAAATCAGCGCACAAACGGATTTTTCACAAACTCCAAGACATCCCAGAATGCAAGACGGAAAAGTGCTCGGAACAGAGTTGGAATATGTCACAGATGATGGACGCATCCGCTGACCCTTGTCAAGACTTTTATCAGTACGCATGCGGGGGCTGGATTGCCGAGGGGCTCCCAGAAGATCACGCAAAGTGGACTATATTTGCTTATTTGGCTGAACAGACAGAAAACAAACTGAGAGATTTAATTGAAAGTCAAAAAGATGCAG CTAACGGCAGTGTGGCCAAACTTGTTTACAACTGGTACGCCTCGTGTATGGACCAAAAGGAACGCGACAGACTTAAGGCGACACCACTATTGAATTTGCTTAATGGGACTCTGGGGATGGACTTTCATCCATTTGTCTCCgaagaaaaattttccaaTGTAGACTGGGTTCTTGAAGATGTTCTGGCGACAGTTCACCGCTATCTTGGTGTATATCCTCTATTCAAAGTGTCTTTGGGCGTAGATCCCATAAATTCGTCTTCTCCTACTCACCTTACG ATATCCAAGTCGAAGCCTCTAATACAAGCGCACAATCTTCAAATACATAATGCTTATTTAACGGTGGAAGAGCACGCCATTAAG ATTGTCAAAGCATACTTACGACTAATGGGCAATGTAGCCCTTCTCCTTGGAGGACTTGATAACCAAGATCCGTTTGCTTTGACTGATGAAATAAAGCACGTCCTTCTCTTGGAAGTGTCAATCGTCAGG atAATGCACGATGTATCGGCAAAAGAGTCAGAAACTGAAATTGCAATGTGGACAGTTCAAGATTTGCAAAGAGAAGTACCTGGG tTTGACTGGGGCCGGTATTTCAGCAAGCTAACAGAAGGGCTCGGTGACCAGTCCTTTTCATCTTCTGAAGAAGTATTCGTAGAGTCTCCAATATTCTTTAAGAGACTGATAGAGTTTTTGAATTCTGTCAGACGTGCAAGTGG CAGCACTATTGCCAACTACATCACATGGTTCATAGTTTACAACTACGCTCCTTATCTGTCAAGTGACTTTCATGAAGCGTACTTGCAGTACGCAAGGGAGGCTTATGGAATTCAAAAATCCAGTCCACCCTGGCGAAGATGCGTCCGCGGTACAGACGAGTCTCTTGACATGGGTGTGTCCATGCTCTTTATCAATGGTAGTGGTTTTACCAACGAAAGTATAGTTCAT GCGAATGATATGGTCCAACAGATCCGTGAAGCATTTATAGACAACTTAAAGACCGTGAACTGGATGGATAGTGCTACAAAAGAGGCAGCAAAGGAAAAG GCTGAAGCTATCTTACAACAAATAGGTTACCCGAAATTTATCGTGAACGAAACTTTGTTAATGGAGTATTTCGACGGG TTGCCAGTGGACCCCAAAAGGCTCTTTCAAAACCGTTTGGCAGAAAAGAGTATAAGAATGAAAAACACGCTGTTATATAGAGGAAAGCCACAAGGCCGTTTGGAATGGCAAATGCGACCAACGGAGATAAATGCGTATTATTCACCAACTGGCAATAAAATCG ttgttccaGCTGCTATTCTTCGACCTCCGTTTTACCATGTTGAATATCCACA cgcGGAGAATTTTGGCGCTATTGGATTTGTGGTTGGACATGAACTTACACATGGATTTGATGTCACCG GTGCTATGTTTGATAAAGAAGGAAATTTGGCAAACTGGTGGAGCAAGTCATCGCTTAGCAACTTTCAAGAAAGAGAGGGGTGCTTTGTGAGACAGTACAGTGCTGATAGCGTGCTAGGACACAAT TTGAATGGCAAGAAGACTCTTGGAGAAAACACTGCCGATAACGGAGGTTTAAAGTTGGCCTATAAG GCCTATAAGAAATGGCGAGCAAGGAAAGACTATGAAACAAGGCTACCTAATCTGAGTGTCACGTCGGATCAactatttttcctttccttcgCACAG atCTGGTGTGAAAAGTCAACTCCAGGTTACGCGTTGACCGACTTAGCAGTCAATGTTCATTCACCAGGAAAATTTCG aGTGGTGGAAACCCTACGGAACAGCGTAGACTTTGCAAAAGCATTTAATTGTGAATTAGGATCACCAATGAATCCAGAGCAAAAGTGTGAAGTTTGGTGA
- the LOC141884582 gene encoding prolyl 4-hydroxylase subunit alpha-1-like — translation MAPPFGFPCASVLFLAILSLCEAQIFTALTHMTDFIHLERSFSSILEEYVQESAAVLPPETMRFSNEVKRYLKDINEENMETFLGHPVNSYLLVRRFLREWRDIVDKLDKSHPVGMELVELIKEHNDSFPDLEDLKGCALAILRIQEVYHISAKKIADGNLSSKTRSPELSAVHCLELGVMKHHWEQYEEAYGWLTEAWERLTPQDNRSGITTYDVLQYLIWAEYKTGRFESALNHTNVLIEEDPENEVHRQSKIYYESRLKRMQDGQHYHEENEEEISSEENTKPELKQDFMLHYEKLCRGAANKSQAHQDQLTCHYFNKHPLLFLKPAKIEIANLKPNIYLIHDVIRDTDIEFIKDLAMPRLERATVTNRNTGKLEFADYRISKSAWLEDYEGDIIERLSLKLEAITGLSTARVHCEALQVVNYGSGGQYEPHVDHALTNKSAIFDMGMGNRIATVLIYMTDVEAGGSTVFLDAETIIKPRKGTAAFWFNLLKSGEPDQSTRHAACPVIVGTKWVSNKWIHEHGQEFRRKCGLNPAE, via the exons ATGGCTCCGCCATTTGGCTTTCCGTGTGCTTCAGTTCTTTTTCTCGCTATCCTGTCGCTTTGTGAAGCGCAGATATTTACTGCATTGACTCACATGACAGATTTTATACACTTGGAGAGATCATTTAGTTCAATTCTTGAGGAATATGTACAAGAGAGTGCCGCCGTTTTGCCGCCGGAAACAATGCGCTTTTCAAACGAGGTTAAACGCTATTTAAAGGATATAAACGAAGAAAATATGGAAACATTTCTTGGACACCCAGTTAACTCATATCTACTTGTACGACGCTTTTTACGTGAATGGAGGGATATTGTGGACAAATTGGACAAAAGTCATCCCGTGGGAATGG agCTAGTCGAGCTCATAAAAGAACACAATGATTCATTTCCAGATTTGGAAGATCTCAAGGGCTGCGCTCTTGCGATTCTCCGCATTCAAGAAGTCTACCACATCAGTGCGAAAAAGATCGCCGACGGAAATTTGTCTTCTAAAACGCGGAGCCCTGAATTGAGCGCAGTGCACTGTCTTGAGCTGGGAGTAATGAAGCACCATTGGGAACAATACGAAGAGGCATATGGTTGGTTAACAGAGGCCTGGGAACGACTGACCCCACAGGATAACCGCAGTGGAATCACAACGTATGACGTGTTACAGTATTTGATTTGGGCTGAATACAAG ACAGGTAGATTTGAGAGTGCACTCAACCATACAAATGTACTGATCGAGGAAG ATCCCGAAAATGAAGTTCACCGACAAAGCAAGATATATTACGAAAGTCGCTTAAAACGGATGCAAGATGGGCAGCACTATCATGAAGAGAATGAAGAAGAGATCAGCTCCGAGGAAAACACCAAACCGGAACTGAAACAAGATTTTATGTTACATTACGAGAAGCTATGCAGGGGTGCAGCAAATAAG AGTCAGGCTCACCAGGACCAGCTAACTTGTCACTACTTCAACAAACACCCTTTACTGTTTCTGAAACCGGCTAAAATAGAAATTGCCAACTTGAAGCCAAATATATATCTCATCCATGATGTCATTAGAGACACAGACATTGAATTTATCAAAGACCTCGCAATGCCAAGA CTTGAAAGAGCCACTGTAACAAACAGGAACACCGGGAAACTTGAATTTGCAGACTATAGGATAAGCAAAAG TGCGTGGTTAGAGGATTATGAAGGAGATATCATTGAAAGATTGAGTTTAAAATTGGAAGCAATCACGGGACTGTCAACTGCACGAGTTCATTGCGAAGCCCTTCAG GTTGTTAATTACGGTAGTGGTGGTCAATACGAGCCACATGTGGATCACGCCCTG ACAAACAAGTCCGCAATTTTCGATATGGGCATGGGAAATAGGATTGCCACAGTTTTGATCTAT ATGACCGATGTCGAGGCTGGCGGTTCAACAGTATTTCTTGATGCAGAAACAATCATTAAGCCACGGAAG GGTACTGCAGCGTTTTGGTTCAATCTGTTGAAGTCAGGTGAGCCTGACCAATCAACAAGGCACGCTGCGTGTCCTGTGATAGTCGGAACAAAATGGG TATCCAACAAATGGATTCATGAACACGGACAAGAGTTCCGCCGCAAATGCGGCCTGAATCCTGCAGAGTGA
- the LOC141884587 gene encoding uncharacterized protein LOC141884587 — MNSERGNLEPHIDRILAVEHNGIVLDEVRGESWPKMDSKVESMKPSTEASNGGMLIGQNKHSGAKRKICLVAKLRCVLLPMKLFGLYMENITCSGQQEETIYSSRSLLIAKRGYQGFVLLILWANVFKTIASFSAVPAENVQWLVPMLLWYAQTAFQATICFFTMNLTSKKSSFKSLVQYWNSQPNFDELVAEPYMIKCISRSLYAAYALIALNTVLYGLILFLPSKSLQPVAKAIVAPLSDSTGVRVLALLVSIFCSAAWLMPFAIFASVCLTLIHQCRLLRKTLRLTASASEIRRIKILRQQHSSLCGSVRKVDNLFKFFTLVVYITNIPLVCFLLFDLIFMENKGVTTSMTLSFWFITVTFIMVSVSFLGAHLNSKIHSFTEVVQKVQITNVDLDTHTELMLFIAKLNGDPVAITVGGLVHITKPLIVTVAGVVVTYFALLYELK; from the exons ATGAATTCTGAACGCGGTAATTTGGAGCCCCACATCGACAGAATACTGGCCGTGGAGCATAATGGAATAGTTCTAGACGAGGTTCGAGGTGAATCGTGGCCGAAAATGGATAGCAAAGTAGAGTCAATGAAGCCATCGACTGAAGCCTCAAATGGAGGCATGTTGATCGGCCAAAACAAGCATTCTGGtgccaaaagaaaaatatgccTTGTTGCCAAGCTTCGGTGCGTGCTTCTCCCAATGAAGCTGTTTGGATTGTACATGGAAAATATAACCTGTTCCGGCCAACAAGAGGAAACGATTTACAGCAGTCGATCGTTGTTGATTGCCAAGCGCGGTTATCAAGGGTTCGTGTTGTTAATATTGTGGGCTAACGTTTTCAAAACTATCGCTTCATTTTCCGCTGTTCCGGCTGAGAATGTTCAATGGCTTGTCCCTATGCTATTGTGGTACGCACAGACCGCCTTTCAGGCAACTATATGCTTCTTCACCATGAATCTAACTTCCAAAAAATCGAGCTTTAAGAGCTTAGTACAGTATTGGAACTCTCAACCGAATTTCGACGAATTGGTGGCGGAACCTTATATGATAAAATGCATTTCGAGATCATTATATGCTGCGTACGCTTTAATAGCCCTTAATACAGTGCTTTACGGCTTAATTTTGTTCCTTCCTTCGAAATCCCTGCAGCCTGTTGCTAAAGCAATCGTTGCCCCTTTGAGTGACAGCACAGGTGTTAGAGTTCTTGCACTCCTTGTTTCGATTTTCTGCAGTGCAGCTTGGCTGATGCCATTTGCCATCTTTGCATCCGTTTGCCTGACGTTGATCCATCAGTGTCGTCTTCTAAGGAAGACTCTTCGATTAACGGCCTCCGCTAGTGAAATCAGAAGGATTAAAATATTGCGCCAGCAACATTCTTCGCTTTGTGGCTCTGTACGCAAAGTTGACAATCTCTTCAAATTTTTTACACTTGTCGTTTACATCACCAACATCCCGCTGGTctgctttcttctttttgatcTAATATTCATGGAAAACAAGGGCGTTACAACCAGTATGACATTAAGCTTTTGGTTTATCACAGTCACCTTTATTATGGTGAGCGTGTCTTTTCTGGGAGCGCATTTAAACTCTAAG ATTCACTCCTTCACTGAGGTCGTACAGAAAGTTCAAATAACTAATGTGGATTTGGATACACACACCGag CTCATGCTTTTCATAGCGAAGCTGAACGGAGATCCCGTGGCAATAACCGTGGGAGGGCTTGTGCACATTACAAAACCGCTCATTGTCACG GTTGCTGGTGTGGTGGTCACATATTTTGCTTTGCTGTACgagttgaaataa
- the LOC141884580 gene encoding endothelin-converting enzyme homolog isoform X2, whose amino-acid sequence MKWVLGLIVMANLLLAHSLTKIKTHHERRNYHKKTDDDILRQLEDVIIRLPQHHKSAHKRIFHKLQDIPECKTEKCSEQSWNMSQMMDASADPCQDFYQYACGGWIAEGLPEDHAKWTIFAYLAEQTENKLRDLIESQKDAANGSVAKLVYNWYASCMDQKERDRLKATPLLNLLNGTLGMDFHPFVSEEKFSNVDWVLEDVLATVHRYLGVYPLFKVSLGVDPINSSSPTHLTISKSKPLIQAHNLQIHNAYLTVEEHAIKIVKAYLRLMGNVALLLGGLDNQDPFALTDEIKHVLLLEVSIVRIMHDVSAKESETEIAMWTVQDLQREVPGFDWGRYFSKLTEGLGDQSFSSSEEVFVESPIFFKRLIEFLNSVRRASGTIANYITWFIVYNYAPYLSSDFHEAYLQYAREAYGIQKSSPPWRRCVRGTDESLDMGVSMLFINGSGFTNESIVHANDMVQQIREAFIDNLKTVNWMDSATKEAAKEKAEAILQQIGYPKFIVNETLLMEYFDGLPVDPKRLFQNRLAEKSIRMKNTLLYRGKPQGRLEWQMRPTEINAYYSPTGNKIVVPAAILRPPFYHVEYPHAENFGAIGFVVGHELTHGFDVTGAMFDKEGNLANWWSKSSLSNFQEREGCFVRQYSADSVLGHNLNGKKTLGENTADNGGLKLAYKAYKKWRARKDYETRLPNLSVTSDQLFFLSFAQIWCEKSTPGYALTDLAVNVHSPGKFRVVETLRNSVDFAKAFNCELGSPMNPEQKCEVW is encoded by the exons ATGAAATGGGTATTGGGTTTAATAGTGATGGCGAACCTCTTGCTCGCACATTCTCTAACAAAGATCAAAACACATCATGAGCGCAGAAATTACCACAAGAAAACAG aTGATGACATTCTACGCCAACTTGAAGATGTAATAATACGTTTACCTCAACACCATAAATCAGCGCACAAACGGATTTTTCACAAACTCCAAGACATCCCAGAATGCAAGACGGAAAAGTGCTCGGAACAGAGTTGGAATATGTCACAGATGATGGACGCATCCGCTGACCCTTGTCAAGACTTTTATCAGTACGCATGCGGGGGCTGGATTGCCGAGGGGCTCCCAGAAGATCACGCAAAGTGGACTATATTTGCTTATTTGGCTGAACAGACAGAAAACAAACTGAGAGATTTAATTGAAAGTCAAAAAGATGCAG CTAACGGCAGTGTGGCCAAACTTGTTTACAACTGGTACGCCTCGTGTATGGACCAAAAGGAACGCGACAGACTTAAGGCGACACCACTATTGAATTTGCTTAATGGGACTCTGGGGATGGACTTTCATCCATTTGTCTCCgaagaaaaattttccaaTGTAGACTGGGTTCTTGAAGATGTTCTGGCGACAGTTCACCGCTATCTTGGTGTATATCCTCTATTCAAAGTGTCTTTGGGCGTAGATCCCATAAATTCGTCTTCTCCTACTCACCTTACG ATATCCAAGTCGAAGCCTCTAATACAAGCGCACAATCTTCAAATACATAATGCTTATTTAACGGTGGAAGAGCACGCCATTAAG ATTGTCAAAGCATACTTACGACTAATGGGCAATGTAGCCCTTCTCCTTGGAGGACTTGATAACCAAGATCCGTTTGCTTTGACTGATGAAATAAAGCACGTCCTTCTCTTGGAAGTGTCAATCGTCAGG atAATGCACGATGTATCGGCAAAAGAGTCAGAAACTGAAATTGCAATGTGGACAGTTCAAGATTTGCAAAGAGAAGTACCTGGG tTTGACTGGGGCCGGTATTTCAGCAAGCTAACAGAAGGGCTCGGTGACCAGTCCTTTTCATCTTCTGAAGAAGTATTCGTAGAGTCTCCAATATTCTTTAAGAGACTGATAGAGTTTTTGAATTCTGTCAGACGTGCAAGTGG CACTATTGCCAACTACATCACATGGTTCATAGTTTACAACTACGCTCCTTATCTGTCAAGTGACTTTCATGAAGCGTACTTGCAGTACGCAAGGGAGGCTTATGGAATTCAAAAATCCAGTCCACCCTGGCGAAGATGCGTCCGCGGTACAGACGAGTCTCTTGACATGGGTGTGTCCATGCTCTTTATCAATGGTAGTGGTTTTACCAACGAAAGTATAGTTCAT GCGAATGATATGGTCCAACAGATCCGTGAAGCATTTATAGACAACTTAAAGACCGTGAACTGGATGGATAGTGCTACAAAAGAGGCAGCAAAGGAAAAG GCTGAAGCTATCTTACAACAAATAGGTTACCCGAAATTTATCGTGAACGAAACTTTGTTAATGGAGTATTTCGACGGG TTGCCAGTGGACCCCAAAAGGCTCTTTCAAAACCGTTTGGCAGAAAAGAGTATAAGAATGAAAAACACGCTGTTATATAGAGGAAAGCCACAAGGCCGTTTGGAATGGCAAATGCGACCAACGGAGATAAATGCGTATTATTCACCAACTGGCAATAAAATCG ttgttccaGCTGCTATTCTTCGACCTCCGTTTTACCATGTTGAATATCCACA cgcGGAGAATTTTGGCGCTATTGGATTTGTGGTTGGACATGAACTTACACATGGATTTGATGTCACCG GTGCTATGTTTGATAAAGAAGGAAATTTGGCAAACTGGTGGAGCAAGTCATCGCTTAGCAACTTTCAAGAAAGAGAGGGGTGCTTTGTGAGACAGTACAGTGCTGATAGCGTGCTAGGACACAAT TTGAATGGCAAGAAGACTCTTGGAGAAAACACTGCCGATAACGGAGGTTTAAAGTTGGCCTATAAG GCCTATAAGAAATGGCGAGCAAGGAAAGACTATGAAACAAGGCTACCTAATCTGAGTGTCACGTCGGATCAactatttttcctttccttcgCACAG atCTGGTGTGAAAAGTCAACTCCAGGTTACGCGTTGACCGACTTAGCAGTCAATGTTCATTCACCAGGAAAATTTCG aGTGGTGGAAACCCTACGGAACAGCGTAGACTTTGCAAAAGCATTTAATTGTGAATTAGGATCACCAATGAATCCAGAGCAAAAGTGTGAAGTTTGGTGA